TATAGAAAATTGCTCGGATGTGAACTGGGTACCCTACCGTTTAGTTATCTAGGCATACGAATTCACCATCGCAAGCTTTTTAACAAGGAGTGGAAGCGTATTGAACATCGATTCGAAAAAACTAAGCTGCTGGAAGGATAAGCTTATGTCTTATGGTGGTCGGTTGGTACTGATAAACtcggtgctcacgagtatgccgatgttccttttgtctttctTTGAAGTACCCGTAGGGGTATGAAAAAGGTTAGATTTCTACCGATCATGATTTTTTTTGGCAATGCGGTGAAATAAGGAGAAAGTACAGGCTTACTAAGTGGGATATCATTTGTAGATTGAAGAACCACGGTGGACTCAAGTTTGAGAATTTAGAGATAAAGAATAGATGTCTGCTCAGTAAATGGCTATACAGGCTTTCTACTGAGACCGAAGGCACGTGGGTGCAAATTTTGCATAATAAGTACCTACAATAAATCTAAGACCTTGGCCCAGGTCACCGTTAAATCCAATGATTCACCTTTCTGGAAGTGGTTAAGGAGAACGAAAGCAGCCTTCTTCCATAGGACTAAATTCATCATTGGAAACAGTAATTCGACTagattctgggaggatacttggttAGGGGGACGTCTTTAGCCACACAATATCCAGGTCAGTTTGGATGCCTAGCTTGGACATCTGCGTGAAGTATGTCTGGAGTCTGTTTGGTTGCTACCTTGATTTTCTCCCACACGACAACATGCCCGGGTTGCTCCCTGGTCCAGGCACGAGGCACCAAGCCCAGGCAACCAAAAACGGACGCCTGGGAACCAGGCAGCTTCTTTCCTCTTGTTAATCTTGTACTTCTTTATTTTAATTACATATGTTCCACAATACTTTTTTATTGGACTATGTGCCATTGCAACCTAAAGCATAGTACCAGCTTTCTCAGGCCTAGACAACAAGCAAACACCACATACGCACCGTGCCTTGCCAGGCAGAAATAATTGCATTTCCAGGCTACATCTAGGCATTAATTTTTGTCTGGTATGGAACCCAGGGCACCATCCAAACTGACCTGGTCCTTCTCTGTATAATATTGTACAGCGTAAGGAAGTTTATGTTGCTACAGTGTTACAGTCTACTCAAAACTCTCAATTCCGGAGATCTTTAGTAGGAGACCGATGGGCCGCATGGCTACATCTAGTGTGCGGGTTGATGGACATTCACCTCTCTGATAAGCCAGATACTATTCACTGGAGACTATCTGTGAACGAGATCTTCTTAGTGAAATCTATGTATGTAGACTTAATTGACTTTGGTCCAATTCCGAAATCGATACATATTTGGAAGATTAAAGTGCCTTTAAGAATCAATGTCTTCATGTGGTTTGTTCACAAGGAGGTGATTCTGACCAAGGATAACTTGGCAAAGCGCAGTTGGGAGGGTAGTCCATGATGTTGCTTTTGTGATCAAGATGAAACTATTAAACACCTCTTTCTCAATTGTCTGCCTGCCAAACTATTGTGGCGTTCAATTCATATGGCCTTTAATATCACCTCTCCAAATAGTATTCACACGTTATTTGGGACGTGGCTAAATGGAGTAGAGTCAAATACTGCAAGGCATATTTGGATAGGAGTATGTGCATTACTTTGGGCTATATGAAAATGCAGAAATGATATGGTTTTTAacagaaaaaatcatataaatcTTTTGCGGGTTATCTACAGGGCCACTACTTGGATCCATACGTGGTTGTTATTCACTCATGCGGAAGCCAGTGAGCCTTTGGTTATTGGGTCTACCcggtgggagatggtagctcgaGATATCTACAACCGGTTTGGATGCGGTCCAATAATAGGCTAGGTGTTTAGTCATCTCGTCCTATTTTTGCTGATTGTGGCAAGTTTTACCTTTTTTTAACCTTTTTAGCTCCGAGCGAGCTTGAACTGGACTGCAGACCTTTCGGATACTTTGCTTAATAATATGGTTGTATATATCATTCTGATGTAGAGGTCAGGGGTGATCCtccatttcaaaaaaaaagtGGGCCTCATTTGTCATAACGGTTCAGTTTAACGGAGTTAACCTGTAAGCCACACCAGCCTGACGAGTGGGCCGCATATGCCATAATCGCGCTTAAATTTAACCAACCAACACGATCATTAGTGCAACATGGTAGTATTTTGAAACAGCAAACCAAAGTTGTGGTAGTATATTAGAATTTTTTAAAAAGTTGTGGTTTTCTAAAACCCTAGCCTAATTATGCTATTTACTTCCTTACCAGTGCCAATTCATAGGGTCCTTCACCAACCTGCAGTTTGATAAATTATGTCCGGCAAATGTTGAGCCCAAGTGTCGCTTTTTTATGTGGTTGTGGCTGAGAGGCAGGATCCTCACCAACAAAAATCTGAAAACTAGAGGCATCCCACACAGCGACCAATGCAACCAGCACGATGAAATCCCTTTCCACTTAATCCTCCAATGCCCATATGTTCGCACTCTCGAATGCAACTTCACTTGCCTCCCACGCTTGAATGCAACTTCTATCAACCACTGGTGGAACGACATGGCTTCCAACTTAGAGCCTGTTCGGCAGCTCTCCGGCTCCGCTTCTGAAGCGACCGGAGTGGAGCGCCCTATAGTGTATTTTATGGGAGTAGCGAAAATGGCGCTCCGTCCGCTCCTGTATTTGACGGAGTTGGATGTTCCTGAACAGGGCCTTAAGCAAGAAGGCTAAATCCGCGGCAATCTACACTGCTTGGAACACGTGGAAGGAACGGAATCGACGAGTCTTTGATCACAAGGCCCTTCATGAATTTGCTGTTTTGCAGCTCATCAGGCAAGATATTCTTCAGCCCGCTCTCTCTAATTATTGGCTTTCTGATGTTGAAAACAATTCTGGACCCATTCATTTTCATTCTGGTGCGGGACAccttttttttttgagacaatggTGCGGGACACCTAAACCCCAGCattgtaatgctttatttattCCCTCTTAATATATAGGCATTGCAGTTCCTCAAATCAGAAAAAAATAATGTAGTTGACTTGACCATATTTTCACGGTAAACGATCAAAGGTGGCGCAATACGACTGCTACATTGAATCTCGAGAGAACTTTCTCCAATACTGCTGCTACATTTATTTATTCCTAGAATGTATACTCCTTCCGGTcttttttagttcgcatataaaatttaactgaagtcaagcctcgtaaagtttgaccaactttatagaaaaaagtacCAACATTTACAATCTGAAATCAATATCAATAGATGTGTCATTGAATTAaagtttcatattgtataactttagcatgacagatgttaatattttttcatataaatacggtcaaactttgtgaagtttgacttcagagaattctaatatgcagagtaaaaaaaACCTGAGAGAGTAACTAGTTGCACAGCTCACTGGTTACATAAGCTTTCGGCAATGTACTCCTAGTGTCATAAACTCATAATCTATGGGGAGTTGATATGCTAGCATGTGTCATTTTCCAGGAACACGCACCTGGCCTCCGTTGGATCCACATGCCATGTACATGCTCTTCCTCCCTCATGTCCTGTGCGTTGAGTTGAGGTGGGCAGCGACGTCTTCAGATTTTAGCTCGACACAGCAGCCTCTGCTTTTTGCGACGACTTGTGTGTGGCCTGTATATATCTGTGACCTGTTTGCAGAGTACAAGTGCTCTTTTAGGGGATTGGTTCAAAAGCAAATGGATTTATCGTTCCATCTGCTGTgtttgtactccctctgtaaagaaaaaacaaaatataaaACCGTTTAGATCACtgctaaacgctcttatatttcctTACAAAGAGAGTATTTTGGAGAATGATATCATTATGTTTTAAAAGCATGCGGTATTTACtaatatactccctccatttgtGTTAACTTCGCATATTAGCTTTGTCTTGGGTCAAACTTCTAAACTTTGGCCAAATTTATAGGGAAAAACGTTAACATCCACAATGCCAAATCGATACCAATAAAATCATCATTCAATATATTTTCATACCATATATATATTTTGTGAAAGTTTAGATTGTAAGAAAACTTGATCTAAGTTTACAAAGTTAGGTCAAAGTTCATATGTGAaataaataaaaacggagggagtagatgtgTAGAACAGGGTCACAGTATTTTCATACCATAGATATTTTTTGTGAAAGTTTAGATTGTAAGAAAACTTGATCTAAGTTTACCAAGTTTGACCTAGGTCAAAGTTCATATGTGAaataaataaaaacggagggagtacatgtgtaGAACAGGGTCACAATTTCCACAAAGGCAAGTTCTGAAACTCCTCATGATAACCAAGACAGGTTCTGAATATTAGGATTTAAAGAAACAGGAATGCATTTGCAGCAATTGGACTAACATTATAACATCACCTGATTTCTTCATTCTCGCAGACAAACAAAACATGGTTCAGATAGGCCCTCGACATATGTTCCACTGAACAAATATAAGGTACACAAACCCTCAACAATAAGAGGTACAATCCCTCTGGCATGACCTCACCTCTTTCTGGTACAAAGAACAAACAAAGCGCCTCTCCGGCGAACAAATGATAAATGGAAATAAATCCCACTTATGTTTTCCTTTCTCTAACTAATATGTTTCTGAAGCTGTTATATCTCACTAATTGATCCAAAATCCATCAGTTAACACTTCTGCGACATCGTTTGTAAGAATGTTTTGGGTTATCTAATGCCCTTCAGACCATTGTCAATTGAGTTAATTGAGTGTATCTTAAGACCTCTTGTTCGTCCAGGAGCACCACCTGTGAGAGAGGATAAGTCGACCGCCAGCCTGTTCAAAAATTCGAACATGCACGAGTAAGAAGCATATCATTAGTTAACACCAACGCAATACATAGAAGGGGCAAGGTGACTTACAAGCTTGCAGCTCCTTTTACTACTTCGCCAGTTTCAGATTGCAAAAAAACTTCTGACTCTGTTTTGGACAGGATAGAATAACATGCAGTTGCTTTCCCATCCTCGATGACTGAAGCACAGATTTAACATTAAAATTTGACGCAATGAAGCATTAATAATAATTGGAAATAGGAAGTTTCATGTAACTTACAACAACCATCTGAATCTTTGTGGTCATCATTCAGTGAAAGCAACTTCTGCAGGTTGCAATAATAATTTAATACAAAGAAAAGGGCGCGATGACAGTGCCTTGCATTCAAAAAACCAGGCAAGGAAAGCTTATGTAACCAGTGAGCTGTGTAACTACCTTCAAATTCTCATAGCATGATTCAAGGTTATCATTCACCAAAAGATGATCAAAAAGACCTGGTGAATTGGACTGGTCAAGCTCAGCACGAGCATTCCTTAGACGCTTTTGGATTTGTTCCTCTGTTTCTGTGCCCCTGTATAACCAATTGACCAGAGTGTCAATGAAGCATATCTTCACCTTATAATGTTGTAACTGAATTATCAAACAAAGAAAGCTTAAGGCTATCAAGGCATAAATACTATAATCTACAAATATACCGTGCCCGAAGGCGCTTCTCTAGTTCCTCGAATGACGGAGGGCATACAAAGATGAATTTTGCTTCAAGAGAAGAAGCCCTCACAGATCGTGCTCCTTGGACATCAATGTCGAGAATGCACCTCTTCAATGAAAAGCAATGGAAAGATGAATAACTCACCTTTCAGAAACTAGTATAGAAGTGGAAGTGATTTTACCTTCCCCTCGTCAGTAACAGACTCAACTGCTTCAATACTCGTCCCATAGAGATTTCCATGAACATGAGCAAATTCAAGGAATTCCCCCTCACTTATGTCTTGTTCCATCTTGCTTCTTCCAGCAAAATGGTAGTGGACACCATCTATTTCCTTCACCCTTGGAGACCTTGTAGTGTGGCTAACAGAGAACCCAAATTTCAATGGGTACTCTTTCATCAATTTTGCTATCAGCGTCCCTTTACCAACACCAGATGGCCCACTAATCACAACTGGTTTTTGGGCAACGCCAAGTACTCCCTTGCTCCAGGAAACAACTTCTGAACCCTTGATTTTCCGCTGTTTTTTAACAAAGGGGGTATCTATCTGAGATGTAAAGAAAAAGAGGGTGAGCTCAGACAGGTCAATTagtaaaaatgaaaattaataaTCATGAAATATTGTCACGCAAAAATATACAGTGTCTACTATACCCTGtgctacacacacacacacccacacacacacacacacacacacagaaagAGAGATCTACATTTACTGAACAATAGATGAGCTAAGACACGATACCAGTTACCATCATGCCACTAATACAGTTCTGGCTTGCCAGTAAGACGAAGTACATCATTACAAAACAAACAACACTGCATCGTGAGATAGCACAAACCAAAAAGACCACTTTTTCAGTTTGTAACTCTGAGTTTGTGTAGGCAACCAAAGAGTATCAAGTTTACTTGAAGCTCACCAGGCCCACCATTAAAAAGGTAACAAATCCTTCCTCTGTATTTTTGTAAAGTAAGAACACTAGACGGACCAAGAAGGATAGCTCTTTGTCAATCTAGGTAATGTTACCTCAAGGAACCAGATGGAATCATTCAAGGAAATGCCCTTCTCAACAACCAATATCTTCTCCTCATTTACAAGAATTGCTGAGTGCGACTTGGATGGAGGCTGTGCTCCAAGTACTGTCGGCATAATCCTGCCACAAAAGAAATAGTTGAATGACCATCCACTAAGAAACAAGAAAATTATAAAAATGGCAAGAACAAAAATGAGAAGTACTATACCAAGTCTGAGTTAGTTTGTCCAGAATTTTAATGCCAAAGGTTGACTTTGAGTCATCATCTGTTCTGCCAATTACATACTGCAAAAAAAAGTGTTGTTACAATCTAGCTTTATACTTTAGGGTGCTCCTTGGTATGATAAACATTGCAGCTACATGGGAAAAGATTATTTTACTGAAGATATGGGAAACAGTAGGTGTAAGTTGGTGCAGCCAGTGAGCCAGATAAGTACAGGAAGGTCATTCGGTACCATACATTATACCTACAGTAACTTTATAATTATTAATGAAACAAACAGCTCAGCTCTCCTTTTGATCTCAAAATAAAAAGGATGGCATATCTTGCTTGCTGTTCCAATTCTAGCGCAACACATTCTTGCAACATCTCTACCAAAACCAACATGATCTAGCCACAAAGATGCAAAACTGTTGCCAGCTTTCTAAGCTCAAATCTTGTTAATTTGCAAGCAACATAATAGAGGTGGTGACTTCAATAACTATGAACAAGAAATAGTGGCAGTCAAACATATCTAAAATCAAATTGAAAGCATATGTATATGAGTTGACTTATTCAAGGGACTCACTGTCTTATCGCCAACAACTATGGCATTCTGTTGGCAATCCTTGGACCCCAAGGTGATGCGGTCAACGCGAAACTCAGGAGCCTCTTCACCCTGTTTATCACATCAAACCAAAATTTGGACTCTGTTAGGCATGATACCTAATATAATCTCCGCCTAATCTTCCTTGACATGCTACCTAACTTACAACATCAAAAGAACAGAGAAAAAGGAGCGCACAAAAAGCTAGTGATGAACTCACCATAAAATAAGCCGTGATCGGGAGCAGATGCTACGAGCCTGGCGCGTCCTGTTCATAAAAGTGAGCATAGACAAATGATCAGGAAAAATATTTTAAACAGTAGATTGATTTACTCAGAGAATAAGACCCAGGTGGATGAATTCATCCCAACATCCACCGCCAAAAGAAGAAGCGAACCTTTCATTTGCTCTCACACATTTCAGGAATCGAGCTTTCCGCAACGAGGACGACAGGCTACGCGACCAAGCTACACTAATCACACGCGCCATTACCATTCCAAGGCTAGATCCAACAAAACGCAGCCATAGGGGGTGCCGTCTTCCTAAGAACGAGGCACCAACCACCGTCGCGACCATTCCAGGAACAATCAAGGAAACCCTAAATCGAGCCGTGCAGGACCGAAAACCAGATACGCCGGGCACAAACCTGGCTTCCCCGACGAGATCCCGCGATCCCGGCGCCGCCCCGAGCTGGAGGCCGAGAAACGAAGGAACGCGGTAATGAATgtcgccgcggcggcggctggtGCGACGGGGCGGTCAGCGCGGAGGAAggagggggtcgaggcggcggcggcgcggggatgggaggaggggggagggaggggaggGATCAAACGGGGGCAGGAGCCCTCTCGGGTTGGAATTGGAATTTGGCAGGGAAGAAGCGACGGCGAGGCTGCGGCGTTTTTATACAACTTTTTCTCCTCCCCTTTTCGCTTTTCAtttctcccctctctctctctcctttatATCGATGGAACTGCATTATTTTGGTCGGATTCCGTGGATCTGGTCTTGTGTCTTGACCCGAACCCCTAGGCCTAGAGCATCGCTTCTTTCCCTGGCTAGTATAGTTTGGACCTTTTCTACGCCAGCCTAACCCTTTTTTGCCCTTTCTTCGCACGTTAGACCGACCTGAGGTCGATTCAATAAGGGGCAAAGGGAAAAGTAAAGTCTGAGGTCCATCTCAAGCATTGGAGAACCGTGGCTagagttttttttttttgaggggaaACCGTGGCTAGAGTTTGACGAATGACGCTAGAGAAGCGCCGTTCTTTCCGCGCCGTTCTTTTTGCAGTGTCCTGTCCGCATATATTTCCTAATTATATATGTTTGGCACTGAGATGTTGATTATGTCATGGCCAAAAGATATATAGTGCTTGCTTGAATTGTTATCAAGTTTTGTCATATTCATATCTACTTCTATTTCTCCCTAGTATTGGTCAACCCATGTGTTTCGGAGTGCATACGTCCTTGCCGCCTTATCCTTATTGTCTTTTGAATCTTTGCATTATATTCAGCATGCGAAAACCCTATGCACAATAGTTATTGTGCTTATAAGTTGGATCTGTTCGAGGCCAATGCTCATGTGGATTTGGTGTTCTTGGAGCGAGCGATGTGAAAGTTGGGCTTTGCTCACAGGTGGGTAAGCTGGATAATGACTTGTGTTACCTTGGTGTGATACTTCCTGAAATTTAATGTAGTCTGCTTGGATTTGAACGAACCAGCATGTGGTGTGAGAGTCTGGCTTAATAGGAATCATAggctactcatatcaataaggaatttcTTCTTTTTTGGGAGCCCATTCGAAAAGAACTCTAAAATTAAGCTTGTTTGGCTTGGAGCGATTTAAGAATGgatgaccgaccgggaagttgctctcaggcacgcacgagtgaggacaaaatGCACAGAAAAGACATAGGCTTTTGTACTCATGGATTGCGAACTTGATCCCCCTTTATCGGTCATGTTCTTATTTGTGGCTCATGGTTTGTTTGCATTGTTAGTAACAATATCCCCCATGTTTGCATTGTTTGAGCTTCAGGTATTTTCCTTTttttagtaacaatatctttcatgtacttggAATAAGGAGGCATTTCAATATCACTGATCAAAGGAACATGAAGGCAAAGAGGTCTAAGTAATTCAACAAATTGGTTAAATGTCTTCATCTTTAGATTTCAATGTCCTATTAGGAAAAGGCATAGGCTTTTGTATTCATGGTTCCATTTCtctaccatgtttcctagcaacataatctcttttatcatatcttttattccTTGGAGGTGggtcatcaagttctacttcaggTTCTACCTCTACCTCCTTTTCAGGTTCATTATTATCATTAGGTGTAGCATCATTATCATCATCGTTATTATCATTATCCTGACTAGGTTCATGCTCTTCACGCTCCTgagttttagcatcagaaatagaaacatTATTAGGGTTCTCAGTAGGTTTCTTTTCTATAAGGGGCAAAGGGAAAAGGAAAGTTTGAGGTCCATCTAAAGTATTGGAGAACCATTTTTATGGTGATATCATGTTGGTTTTGCATCATTTTTTAAACCAACGTGATATCGCCAGAAAGATGCAAAACGGTTGCTAGCTTTCTAATTACTCCAGTTTAACACGAGACGTCATTCTTTTTGCACCATCTTTTCTGTATAGTGTTCGCGTATATTTACTAATTAGACATGTCTCGCACTAAGATAATGATTATGTCATGGCCAAAAACTTGTTATCAAGTTTTGCCGCGTTCATATCAACTTCTGTTTTTCCctagtgttggggatataaccccACGATCATTGGCGACTTAAAGAGCTGAGTTTCTGATGGGCCAAGATGGACAAGACGCCGTATAAGAAGGGCGGCCCACAAGATGGGTCGGCTTAGAACCCAAGGTCAAAAGGCAGCCCAAGAGTGTAACCCGCCATGTAATAATTTACCTTGTAAAGCAAGGCGACTTAGAGTAAGGTTCCGTCACGTATCGTAACCCGACCCGGACTCTTGTAAGCCGGTGGCCTCGATCGGTATATAAAGGCGAGTCCCCAACATAGAATAGATAGGTTACAATCAATCGAGATCTAGGTCAAGCGAATCCGCTCCCTTGTAATCGATATTCAAGCAATAAGCAACAAGagcaggagtaggcttttacctccaccgtgaggggctgAATCTAGGTAAACTCGTGTCTCTCGTCTCGCTCAACCCCGACAAGCTAATCATCGTTGTGATGGCTTCACGCTTAAGTCCTTTCattaggacatctgtcgtgacaaaaccacgacagttggcgcccaccgtggggccagcgcacagtgatttcgagttcttgaagggctaTTTCCTAGGGATCGAGGGATACGCCGTTGGCAGGATGACCAAGAGTCACCGcgacaagctctacatcgacgacgctgGCTGGGGTCCCGAGGCCAACTCAATCGAATACGGGTGTCGGGTCCCCTTCgacggaattcacgtcttcatcggcaagatcggcgggTCTGAACCTGAGTCGGAAACCTGCACCAACCTCGTCGAGTCGGCCCAGCGCGCGCGACCCGCTCGGATCCAAGCCGGCCAAAAGCGTGTCTTCGTTGGCTTCACGCAAGAGGTGGAACTTGCGGAAACCCTACTCAAGTGATTAGTCCTCCACCGGCGAGACGGAGTCAATCTATCAACTACAAGATGGCGGGCTCGGGGGCTGCTCCGATGCAACATGATTCCAGACCCATATGAGCTGCCATCTTTATGGATGGACGACGCCGGTTCTCAATTCTTCAAGGACTGCGACTGTGACATCTGATCCGGCCAcctcatacgtctccaacgtatgtataattttttattattccatgttaatatattatctgttttggatgttttatatgcattaatatgttattttatataatttttgggactaacctattaacctagagccaagtgccagtttctgttttttccatgtttttagCTTCGcgaaaaaggaataccaaacagag
The DNA window shown above is from Triticum urartu cultivar G1812 unplaced genomic scaffold, Tu2.1 TuUngrouped_contig_4534, whole genome shotgun sequence and carries:
- the LOC125527966 gene encoding guanylate kinase 1-like (The sequence of the model RefSeq protein was modified relative to this genomic sequence to represent the inferred CDS: added 36 bases not found in genome assembly), whose protein sequence is MLRAWRVLAYFMGEEAPEFRVDRITLGSKDCQQNAIVVGDKTYVIGRTDDDSKSTFGIKILDKLTQTWIMPTVLGAQPPSKSHSAILVNEEKILVVEKGISLNDSIWFLEIDTPFVKKQRKIKGSEVVSWSKGVLGVAQKPVVISGPSGVGKGTLIAKLMKEYPLKFGFSVSHTTRSPRVKEIDGVHYHFAGRSKMEQDISEGEFLEFAHVHGNLYGTSIEAVESVTDEGKRCILDIDVQGARSVRASSLEAKFIFVCPPSFEELEKRLRARGTETEEQIQKRLRNARAELDQSNSPGLFDHLLVNDNLESCYENLKKLLSLNDDHKDSDGCFIEDGKATACYSILSKTESEVFLQSETGEVVKGAASLLAVDLSSLTGGAPGRTRGLKIHSINSIDNGLKGIR